Genomic segment of Poecile atricapillus isolate bPoeAtr1 chromosome 8, bPoeAtr1.hap1, whole genome shotgun sequence:
CTACAAAATCTGACAGCTAACATACAGCATTAAATTCTTCCATGGGTCTTTTAGAGCTTGAGCTAGTGAACCCCTAAAATCTGCATTAATTCCTTCCAGTTTTAATTAAGGCCCTTCAGAAAGGTAACCAGTACCTTAGTAATTATTAAGGTTTACTACTCTGATTTCCTCAGCTGGCTGAGTGGCAGTCTAGTATCCTGCAAAACTAAGGAGAATTTTATTAACTCAGTGTAAAGAGTGACTGTTTTGCAACACAAAATTTATCAACAAAGAACTGATAAAAACTGATTTAGTCACACTTTTGGTGTGTTGAATTGGTGTTTTAGTGCAAGGTTTATGTAGAACTTGGAGAAATTAAGACTTTTTTGTTAACAGCAGCTCAGTTTAAATTGCTGAAAAGGGACAAAGTatctgaatttaaaaacaaatcataCAGAAATCACACGGTGTATGAAACAGGATACACAAAGAAGCTCTCTCCTTTCATAAGTCTCCTGTGACACAGTCCATTACGCATTCATGCATATCCATATACCTGTCTGGTATACAGGAAGCAGTTGAACAGAGTGCAACTTTGTCTCTTCACAAAACCCAAAAGGCGACTGGTCGGGTGCAAAACGTCTAGGAAAAAAAGTTCGAAACAACATGGGACTGCAGTGAGAAATGATGATGATATATGTTGGACAAGTAAACAGCACTGCTACAAGAGGTACAGCTCATGTTTTAACACTTAACAACAATGCACACTCCTACTACCAATGCCATTAGCACAGCAATGCCAAGAAGCACATGGCACACCTAGATAGAACTCCATATATTGAGATCCTGCATCTGAAATCCTCTCTGCTTGTCAGCAAAATGCATGTCAAAGTTTGACATCACTGAAGAAATCCCGCAATTGATTTTGACCTcaatttaaccttttttttcctctttctttttagtCCACTGAGCTATATGGAACATCATGCCACCTCTAATACTATTTTCATACAATTGTGTcatccttttccctgttttgctTTGGAATTCACTGCTGGACCCTGACATCCATTCTTCCTCAGCTTTTGACAGAAATTTTGATGAAAAAGGAAGACTAAATAAGCTTCCTGAGGAAGGGAACTGGAGAGGCAGGTGCTGAACCTGTCTGCCTGGGATCCTGGGACAAGACACCTGGGAAAGGCttgaagctgtgccaggaaagGTTCAGACGCGACGTGTTAGCAAGATTGGTGAAAAACTGAAAAGGCTTCCTAGAGAGGTGGTTGATGCCCTAGACCTGTCCCtgtttaagaggcatttggactGTGCCCTTAATAATACGCTTTAATAGTGGCTCACCCCAGAAGGGGTCAGGCAGCTGCACTAGATGATTGCTGCAGACCCCTTCCAAGTGAAATATTCCAAGATGCTAAAAAGTGGGCTTTCTTTGGTATCAAAAGAAACACCAAACCTTATAAAAACCCCAGGAGTTAAAATATCAGGAGTTTCctttcagaaagacaaaacacacaACTCAGTTTGGTTTTCTGTAGTAAATTAACccataaaagggaaaatatgtCTGTAATACCTGAAAAGCAGATACCGCACTTGGAAGTGCTTTGTGTCTTCTGTAGGTAATTCTGTGGATTCCAGTGTGATGGGTATCTCACATAGCTTACTTTCTTCCCCAAGCAGTTCCACTGGCTTCTGACATATGATGAACCCATCTAATTCAAGCTGTAAAGGATCTGTTGAAGTACTTTCATCTTTCACACCTAAGCAATGAAAATGCTACCTTAATTGTTCAAACCATTCCACATGGTAATAAGAAAATGGTATGACAATATAAACTAAATACTCCAGTTACATCTACCCTGCTAGCACTGGCTTCCTCAAACCACAAGATTTTGAAAACAGCCTCAACAGTCTGAATACTTAAGAGTCaagatttctgtaaaaaaaaacccaaacaggtAAACTGTTCATTAGAAGATGAGTCAAAGGCAAATGGCCGCAAATGGCTGGTCATCAAAAAGTGTTGACATTTGGCTGAAGAGGTTTTGAGAAGGCAAAGGCAGCTATCACAGGAAGCTGTATTATCTTTAACTCACTTAAGTGCTGGAAAGCAAATCCTAATAACACTCAGAAAGTAACTGGAACTTTTCTATGTAGTTtttagcaataaaaaaaataggggCAGGATGCCATTATCTGAGAAAAGACCCATCTTCACTCAGTGAAGAGCACTGCATTTATATTGTCCCTATCTGAAAAGTCTTATTTACCTTTAAATTTTTTCTAGGTACAGTTTCCATTTCTAAACAACCATTCTTTTGAGTTTCTTCAATTACAAAGAAAGGACATTCCTAAGGTTTGTTGGTGTTGATCTGATACACATACTTTTGGAGAAGTGGGAATTGATAATTGATTATATACAGATTGATGTCTTGCAATACACGGGAATGAAACCTGAGTACATCTATTTCCGGGATTTCTAGAATTCTAAGGTAAGCCCTGGAATAAGATAAAGGACCGAAAAAGGAGAATTTGCTTGATTATGGCAAGTTCTGAGCCTGAAAGTTAAAAAAGTACGTAGGCATCACAACAGAAACATTCTTAATTGTGTTAGCCAGTTCCTTAGGCAGTGACACCGatagaataatttttctgaacACAGCACACTAAACTACTACCACTTTAACTTGGCCCATTATGGCACCCTAAAACAGGGACCTAACTGTGTTACTGCAGAGGCTGCACAATCCTCTAAGTGTGCAGCATGATGGCATATTTGTTTGAAATTTGAAATGTCACCTCCAGCTGCAGGATGGTACAACTTTTCATGCTTTAGACTATTTAGCTGATAGTCAGTGATAGGACaatctggaaatattttctgaagggCAAAGACCTTGTTCAAGACTACTTTCAGAACAACAGGAATCAATAAGCAGATTCttagagattaaaaaaaaaaaaaaaaaaaaaattaattatttcagcaCCTACCTCCATCCACAGCCTTTTCTGGTGCACTGACTGCCTGAGCACATTGCTCTGTCCTGTCTGCCCTCTGCTGGACCAGTTCCAGTTTCAGCATTAGAACATCCAGCTCTGTTGTTACAGCTATATGTCTGGCACAAAACGCAACTTCAGCAGGAATGAGGTTATTAATGTGCAAAATTAAGGAGCGTTCAAAATCTAACACAGTCAAATTCTGATTTATGACCCGGTATTTCAAACAGAACATGACTAGTTTATTCTTGCAGCCCACAAGAAGATCTCCATTCACAGGACAACATGAAATGCACAGTGGAGGATCTGAAAGTGGCATTTCAACAACTGACATCTGTTCTTTTAAGGTTTCACTGTATGACTCTTCCATCTCGTGACCAACCATCCGAACACACACGCGAGAACTCCCTGCAGACATGCATCTCCAGTTCATATATGCTCTTAGGAAagttgctttgcttttttcttcaattGTCACCAGATAGTCACCTTAAAAGAAAGCAGTTATACTGATACATCATGAAAAAACAGATGACAGTTTCTTTACCTGCTGTAGTGTGCTACAAAGAACATCTTCAAGGCtcaactcttaaaaaaaattccaaaaacagtttttaccattttttctcTAACTGAATACAAAGCACAAGTTTCTTTGCTGGGTGGCACACACTTCTCACACCACTAAAAGCAAGGACTTACATATGCAGGTCCAGAGTAACTCCTATGTAAATCCTCTCTACAAATTGTGATTGCATACAAGGTTCTCCCCACCCCCCTGCCTTCTTATATCCATTAATGAGATGTTTTTCTCCACAGACCATGGAAAGCAAAAGACAGACAAACCACTCCGTGctctaaaaacaaacaaacaaaaaaccaccaccaacaaccaaaaaaccaaaaacaaaaacaccgAAACAACCCCCAAAAGCAGGGGAGGAAGCACAGACCGCAACCGAGCCTTAGGCAGACGAAGGGAGGAGATGTGGCTTCCACCCTCCCTGCAGGCCCAAGCGCTGCCGGCGCTGGGACCGGCCCGCGTTTCCCAGCCCGGCCCGCTGGCCAGCCCGCTCTAGGAGGCGCGCCTCACCTCCGGCTCGGAAGCAGACTGACAAAGGGGCTGAGGGGGAGGCGGGTGGAAGGGCCAGGCCCTCCTGCCGCGGCGGAACCCGAGCAGCTTTGTTCGCCTCCCGGAGCCTCCCATCCCCGCCCGGCGGAGCTCCAGGGCCGCTCCACATACTCGAGCCTGACGCGTCCCGGCCTCCGCAGCCGACCACTCACGGACCCAGCCATGGCCGGGACTGACCTGTCGAGCTGTGCGCCATGCGCAGCACCGGACCCAGCGTGGCGAAGGAGCCCAGGGCCTCGCAGCGGCCCTGTTCGTGCACGGCGAACACCTCCACCTTGCAGCTGGCCGCCGTGCTGGCCACGAACAGCACGTCTTGCCCGCAGCAGAAGTGCGACGGTTCTTGCTTGCAGGGCACTACTCGCTGTGACCCGAACGGGTGCAAATTGTACAGCTGCACCATGGTCCCGAAAAGTTCCGCTGCAGCAGCGGAGGGAGCAGCCGCAGCCTCCCGGGGCGGCGCCCTCCACTTCCGCGGTGGGCAGAGCCGCCTCCGGGCGGCGCTGTGCGGGGGCGGCTGCGGCCGGCAGGGTGCGGCTGCCCCGGGACCGGTACTCTCCTACCTGTCCGTAGGTAGGAGGTTCCGTGTGCGTGGCCTTGGCGTGTTTCCACTGCAGAGTGAGCACCCCCGGAACCTTCCGTCATGGCAGACTAGCGCCGTACGCTAGTGGAGCTCTTGAGTGGGAAGAGCAACTGGAAGTGATCCTTGAGGTGTGAGACGGACTGGGAACGGCGGCTCGTAAATGGAAGACCTTGATGACGGTGTTTGGTCGGTGGCTTGTGTGCGGAGCAGCTTTCACTTGGGCACGGCTTGGAGCCGCTACCGCCGGCAGGAGCGTGCCTAATGCATTAGGCTACTGAAACCTGGGCTCTTCTAATCTTCCCAGCGTCAAAAATAGAAacttttttgtatttaaatacagcagttcttttttaataaccaacaaaagaaaaattaacaccCAACCAAACAACTCACCCCAAAAAGCCTAGttatttcacagaatattccCAGGtagaagggatccacaaggatcacttGAGTCCAACTCTTTGCTGAATGGCCTACATGGGAATTGAAACCACAACCTTGGTATTgttagcaccatgctctaacCAGTTGGGTCAGCATTTTTTACACAAAGCCAGGTGTCCTATGATAGAGCTGCTTCTATGTGTCTCTAAAGCTCTATTCATGTGAGCATACTAGTAAAGCATATtcgatttttttttactacGCTAACGTAGGAAGGTAAAAATTACTGTGCTCTTTTAAAGCAGGTAACACATCAAACTGTCCTTCCTTCATGAATACACACATTaatagtgaagaaaaaaaaagcagcagtataATCTTTGGAACTTTATTTGGAAGcacatttgaaaacaaacaaggttctgcaggtttgttttttttgttgttttttttttttgtaaacagaTTTTTCCAGGCTTTAGTTTTCTCAATATTCATCTCCTTCTTCAGCCTCTGCTTCTACTGAGTCTAGGCCAACTTCTTCGTAATCTTTCTCAAGGGCAGCCAGGTCCTCCCGGGCTTCGGAAAATTCACCTTCCTCCATTCCCTCCCCAACATACCAATGCACAAAGGCACGCTTAGTATACATGAGATCGAATTTGTGGTCGAGCCGAGCCCATGCTTCTGCAATAGCAGTTGTGTTACTCAACATGCACACAGCCCGCTGCACCTTGGCAAGATCAGCACCTGGCACCACAGTTGGAGGCTGGTAGTTAATGCCCACCttcaagaaaacaaatgagaaCTTTCCTTAGGAACACTAAGGCTTAAATAGTCATTTCTCTTAACAATCAAAAATCACCATGAttacaaataaattaaagagCTTAGAGTTATTTTACACTTTATCAAAGTATTTAACAGGGATATGACAACACTGTAGCATGACTCTCACCTCTGAAGATTACACAATTCCTAATCATTTAGCTATTGAGCACTTAAAAGGCTACATACCTTGAATCCAGTTGGGCACCAATCCACAAACTGAATGGTACGTTTAGTCTTGATAGTGGCAATGGCTGCATTGACATCTTTGGGTACAACATCACCTCTGTACAACATGCAGCAGGCCATGTACTTGCCATGGCGAGGGTCGCATTTGACCATCTGGTTGGCTGGTTCAAAGCAAGCGTGGGTAATTTCAGCCACAGATAACTGCTCATGATATGCTTTTTCAGCAGAGATGATAGGGGCATATGTTACCAAGGGGAAATGGATTCGTGGGTATGGAACCAGGTTAGTTTGAAATTCTGTCAGGTCTACATTGAGGGCTCCATCAAAACGCAGTGAGGCTGTGATGGATGAAACAATTTGCCCAATTAATCGGTTTAAATTGGTGTAAGTAGGACGACCAATATCCAGATTACGGCGACATATATCATAAATGGCTTCATTATCTACCATAAAGGCACAGTCTGAATGCTCTAATGTTGTGTGGGTAGTTAGAATTGAATTGTAGGGTTCCACTACAGCAGTGGAAACTTGTGGTGCTGGATAAATCGCGAACTCCAGTTTAGATTTCTTGCCATAGTCAACAGACAGCCTTTCCATGAGCAGTGATGCAAACCCTGAACCAGTGCCTCCTCCAAAACTATGAAAGATAAGGAAGCCTTGCAGCCCTGTGCACAGGTCAGCCTAGAACAAGGtgtgaaaaaatgggagaaaaaagttATTGATGGTTTCAGAGTAGTaagtattaaaataataattcaaaAGCATCTCTGTCATACATTTGATATCATAACAttgttataaaaaacaaaacagtgttCTTCAAAGGTCCTGGTTTAACTgattgaatttttatttaaaggggAAGTAGGTAAGGCCAGGAAATaaaaggtttattttgttttgaacaaTTAACTATGCACAAAATTCTTAACGAAAAAACAGCAAACCATCAGTATAGCTAGCTATAGAGCTGTATCAATTATTTCAAATACTAACTTATAGTGTGAAACCTTACCAGTTTGCGAATGCGGTCTAGTACTAGATCAACAATTTCTTTTCCAATGGTATAATGTCCTCTGGCATAATTATTGGCTGCATCCTCTTTCCCAGTAATGAGCTGCTCAGGATGGAATAACTGCCTATACGTGCCTGTACGTACTTCatctacaaaaaaacccaaaataccaCATCATAAATTTGATCAGTTCTTTGCGTGTGTTTAGTGACTACACACGAAGCACACATGTCAAAAGAGTGTAGACAGCATCTCCGACTACATGCAGCTTGTCTGACTAGTCTAAGAAGTTGGCACAACTTCTGCCCCTTTGTTTCAGAGTAAACATCAGGCACACACAAAGCAGTATTGGTACTCAAGGAACAACACAGAGATCACTCAGAAAACTACATTACAGGTACAGACACAATAACAGCACTGAAACAAAACTCTGTACGCAGTGCAGTGCAGCAGTCTGGAAAGATGATCCAGACTGCAAAAAAGTTCTCTTGTTCTCCAGATATTGTTACCTGTACAccattatttaatttctttcaaataacaataactgcaaatgtcaAAACAGCATCTAGATACACATTTTAAACTCTAGAGTGctctaaacaaacaaaaaaaaaagacactagGGAATCCTTAAAGGACTGTCACTTTTTCACTTAAGACCTTTACTGTTGGGTACATACCAACTACGGTTGGCTCTAGGTCTACAAACACTGCTCTCGGAACATGTTTACCAGCTCCCGTCTCACTGAAGAAAGTGTTAAATGAATCATCTCCACGTCCCATAGTATTATCACTAGGCACTTGACCATCAGGCTGGATCCCATGTTCAAGACAATACAATTCCCAACACGCATTGCCAATCTGAACACCGGCCTGACCAACGTGGATGGATATGCACTCACGCTGCAAAGTAAAAAGAGAATGATAATGAGATATGGAGCTACCCGCCTGTGGGTTGTACTTTCCACGATCTTTCTCTGCTACAACATTCCCTGGTTACTCTTAAATGACAATTTAAGAGAACAAGTCGTCTCCTGCTGGCAAGGCACTACTCACCTTTGCTGACCTGCACTGACTCTGTGAATATTGGAAGACCCTAAAGACAACATAGTGTCTATGAACACATGGGTGAATACAAATTCATTACCCCTTACAATGCTGCATATATATTCCATCTTTAATATGCCTAGTctctttttcaccttcttttAGTTTTCGGAAGACCTCTTTATATAATATCCCCACAATCTTCTTGACTTGTCACCAGACCATGTACCGGGTAACTGTTGCAAGAATCTTTCCTGCACAGGACCATTCAGTACCTTTTCCTTTATAATAAACATACCAGTATCTAGGCCCTAGCAATTACTACGTATTTTTCCCCTATATATTCCTATGTGAAATCATCTTAAGAGTCACAATTAAATTTAATATGCCCCCTTTAAGCTAGCTCCTTTGATTCTAAGTGACCGTGCCATATATGTTTAATCTCCCAATACCTGAATTGCCTTACACCTGAGAGGGAAATAAGGTGATTTTCTAGTTTACTGTTAAGAGTGTGTCTAGAAAAAAAGCAGAGGTGGACAAGAAAAAGCAAGGTGCCCCGGCTGCTTTCCCGTTTCCTCGGTAGCTTCATCAAATCCCGCAGTTTCCCGCAGACCCGCCACGAGATTCGCGCCGCCCGCCGAGCCCCTCACCGCCGCCGGCCGCACCTCTTCCTCTGATTGGTCAGGCCCAGAGAGCGGCTCCCGGcgcgcgccgcccgccccgccccgtcCCGTCCCTCGTCGCCGTCGACCCTGGAGCATGCGCTGCGCCTTCTACGGCTTCACGCGCCAAGGCGGCTCAAAAGCGGCATATAGATTCGGCCGGCGGCCACCATGCTCTGCTATCTGCGGCCACCATGTCCCGCTATCTGCCCGCCGCCCGAATGGAGGTTTCAGTTCGTCCCTCGCTTCTTAGCGCGGGAGGTGCCTGCTCCGAATAGACTTCCCTTGCACATAATCTCGTCTTGCTAGCTATCGGCCGATTTCTGTGCCTCGCCTCCCTTGAGGCGAGGCATAAAAATCCCCTATTAAGCTTTCACACTaatttctctccttctccccaaCCCTTCTGCCTTAGCGCTACCGCGGGGACTTCAAGCAGAGACTGCCTGCGAGTTCTGCCGCAGCACGTGCAGTCATGAACTCTCCTGAAATGCCGCAACAGAAGCAGTCCAAACgctcttcccccccccccccgccccccgcaGCCACAAGGATCCC
This window contains:
- the LOC131581776 gene encoding tubulin alpha-3 chain-like, translated to MRECISIHVGQAGVQIGNACWELYCLEHGIQPDGQVPSDNTMGRGDDSFNTFFSETGAGKHVPRAVFVDLEPTVVDEVRTGTYRQLFHPEQLITGKEDAANNYARGHYTIGKEIVDLVLDRIRKLADLCTGLQGFLIFHSFGGGTGSGFASLLMERLSVDYGKKSKLEFAIYPAPQVSTAVVEPYNSILTTHTTLEHSDCAFMVDNEAIYDICRRNLDIGRPTYTNLNRLIGQIVSSITASLRFDGALNVDLTEFQTNLVPYPRIHFPLVTYAPIISAEKAYHEQLSVAEITHACFEPANQMVKCDPRHGKYMACCMLYRGDVVPKDVNAAIATIKTKRTIQFVDWCPTGFKVGINYQPPTVVPGADLAKVQRAVCMLSNTTAIAEAWARLDHKFDLMYTKRAFVHWYVGEGMEEGEFSEAREDLAALEKDYEEVGLDSVEAEAEEGDEY